The Lolium rigidum isolate FL_2022 chromosome 2, APGP_CSIRO_Lrig_0.1, whole genome shotgun sequence genomic interval CAGTGATCTCGACAAAGATGATACATCAGTGTTTGGTGGTTGAGGCCCCGGTGTGGCTGCTTGAAGATGCAGCCAAATGGATGCGTGCCTTTCTTTGGGCTGGTAAGAACAAGGTAAATGGTGGGCAGTGTCCAGTGGCATGGGACAAGGTTTGTAAGCCTTTAGCGTTCGGCGTCCTGGGTATCAAGGATCCGAGGTTACATGGGTTAGCATTGTGCGCAAGATGGGAGTGGCTAAGGCGTACGGATAGCTCCAGACCTTGGTATGGACTTCCTAGGCTTAAAGATATTGAAGCGGAAGGGGTGTTCCGCAGCTTGGCTTCGATCAAGCTTGGCAATGGTGCTTCGATCTTTTTCTGGTCTGACCGCTGGATCAATGGTGTGACGGTGGCAGACTTGGCCCCGACAGTGGTGCTGGCTGTTGGTGCTCGCCAAAGAAACAACAGAACTGTTGTCGCTGGTCTCCTCAACGATGCCTTGGTGTCGGATATCACCACGGTGTTGGCGGCACAGGCGGTTGCTGAAGCGGCGGGTTTATGGTTGGCGATCAAACAGATTGTGCTTCAGCCTGAGCGATTCTTTCAGTTGGCCTTGTGCGACAAATAACCAATATTCGGCCAAGGAACCTACATGGCTCTTTGTCAGGATAGCATCCGATCGGCGACGgtgagctgcacctggaaaccatGGGTCCCGCTCAAATGCAAATTTTTCATCTGGCTTGCGTTCCAATACAGACTTTGGACATCGGATCGTCGAGTTAGACATGGGCTGCAAGATGAGATGGCTTCTTGCTATGTCTGTCTATAGGAAGAGGATACATTGGATCACATTCTTCTTGGTTGTGTGGTGGCAAGGGAAGTCTGGTTTCGAGTCTTCAGGTTGGTTGGTGTTCAGATGGATGTGCCTGATGGTAACGAAAACCTGGAGACTTGGTGGCTGAAGGCAAGGAAGAAATACAGAGGCAAAGAGAGAAGGCTGCTTGGTACTTTGATCATGGCAGTTTGCTGGTCCTTGTGGAAGCATCGGAATGCTTTCGCGTTCAACAATGCTCGATAACAGCTTTCGGTGACTTCAAGTCTTGGGTGTCTGTGCGGGTGGGtactggtgttggtgttggtttaGGAGAGAGTAGGTTTGAGCGTGTTCGGTGGTGTTTTAGTCTGCCTTTTGTTAGCAGGGGGTCTGACTATTTCTTGTAATTAAAAACCTTGCTCTCTTCTATAAAAGTTTGGTACGCATAAGCATACCTTCGAAAAAAAACAATTCATCCTTGGGCCGGGGGCTAACCAGGCCCACTTAGACCGAGTGGCAGCAGTTCGTTGCGTTCGGCCGTTTGGGCAGCAGCAAAGTCAAAGTAGGCCGACgggcaggcggcggcgcggcagacaTGCGGCCAGGACTGCAGGGAATCATACCCAGATGGAGATGTAGAACATTTTTCACCTGTCGCTGTTGCAGGCACAAAGACAGAACAttctcatctcatctcatcacatGAATCACATCTCACTGGGTTCCCAGCATCCAATCTACTGTATCATCGGGAGAGGGGTATACGCCACAGGTACTACTTTTAAAATACTCACCATTTTCTCTGGTCAATCGTGGTGTACCAACCACAGCCCTCAACAGGCGAATCCGATCCGTTGCGAGCCAAAGTCCTAGCCAGTCTGCGTCGCCCGATAGCGACGGCAGAAAGGGGCACGGTACAAAAAGGAGCCCTGTTCCGAGCGAGACGAGACGAGATAGTGCCCTGCTGCCTCTTTTCGACTCCACTCCAGCCGCCCCGTGCGGCGCTCCCGCGCTGACcagacccgccgccgccgcggctcccCGCCCTGCCTGGATCGCGAGCGCGAGCGAGCGCCTCCTCCGCCGGGACATGGCCGGCGACGACGGAAAccacaccggcggcggcggcggcggccaggaggAGGTCCAGATACAAATCGCAGGTCAGTTCGCTTTGGGTTTGACTGGACAGGAGTtccgcagttttttttttctgttaatTTTGCCTCCGACGCGTGGAAATTCAGATAGGTATGTGAACAGCAAGTTAGCGGCTTACCTTTGTGATGCGATCGTGCCCTTGGATGGGGGCACCACAGGCTTGATATCCTGCTCGCTTCCATGGGGTTTTGGTGCTGGTGGTTCGGGGTTGGTGGGTGGAGAGGTATGCGCGCGAGGTGTTTGATGAATTGTGTACGGCTGCTGGCAGTTAGCATGGTTTGAGCATGCCTAACTAGGCTTCGAAACAATGTTTTGCTCTGGACATGCCTGCTCCATGGGTCAGTGCGTAAGCACGATTGCCAAATCATTGTTTCTTGGCGTGTTCCGTTGTCCAGCACGCGCGTCATGCAACTGTTGCCAGAGAGGGAGTACCATGTGTATTGGCGTATCTACGAGAATTTCCTGTTTTTTGTTTGTCTCAGACGATTTAAGGGTTGATGACAACTTCACAACATTGGCAGGACATCTCTCAATTTTAATCTTTATACTAGTAGCATATTATTGAGGGgaatttcctacagagaattccgTCGTTTGCTGTTACAATCTTTGCCAATCATTTATTTTCTGATCTCACCTGCTGATACCGCTTCCCAATTTCAAAATGGCAGGATCATCCAAGGGCGCAACCTCCTCGACCAGTGAAGCGCCCCCACAGGCCTCTCCGGTAAAGCACTGGCACTGGTGGTTGATGGTTATCCTGAACATGTTCTTCCTTATCGCGGGTCAGACCGCGTCGACGCTCCTAGGCAGATTCTACTACAACCAAGGCGGCAACAGCAAGTGGATGTCAACATTCATCCAAACTGCTGGTTTCCCGGTGCTGCTCATCGCCCGAGTTCTTTTCCGCTCAAGGTCAGAAGCGGCTACCAGTAGCCCGGAAGCTTCGACCGCCAAAATCACTCTGATCTACATTGTCCTGGGGCTCATCATTGCCGCGGACGACCTGATGTATTCCTACGGTCTGCTGTATCTCCCCGTCTCCACTTACTCTCTCATCTGTGCTAGCCAGCTGGCCTTCAATGCTGTCTTCTCGTATGTTCTCAATGCTCAGAAGTTCACCCCCATGATATTCAACTCAGTAACCCTCCTCACATTTTCCGCTGCGCTCCTTGGGGTTGATGAGGATTCTGAGGGCTCTGGTGGTGTCTCGCAAGGGAACCATGTACTGGGTTTCGTGTTGACGCTGGGAGCATCAGCCACATACTCGCTGATTCTCTCCCTCATGCAAGTTACATTCGAGAAGGTTATTAAGAGGGAGACCTTCTCGGTCGTGCTGAACATGCAGATTTATACGGCGCTTGTGGCAACACTGGCTTCTCTTATTGGGTTAtttgcaagtggtgaatggaagaCTCTGGAGGGAGAGATGCACACGTTCAGCTCAGGGAAGGTGTCCTACGTAATGACGCTGCTATGGACTGCTATATCATGGCAGATAGCTTCCGTTGGAGTGGTGGGATTGATCTTTGTGGTTTCGTCGCTCTTTTCAAATGTGATCAGCACCCTAGCTCTGCCCATCATTCCTGTTTTCGCGGTGATTTTCTTTCATGACAAAATGGATGGAATAAAGATTATAGCTATGCTGATGGCCATCTGGGGATTTATTTCGTATGGCTACcagttatatgttg includes:
- the LOC124688076 gene encoding probable purine permease 11; amino-acid sequence: MVILNMFFLIAGQTASTLLGRFYYNQGGNSKWMSTFIQTAGFPVLLIARVLFRSRSEAATSSPEASTAKITLIYIVLGLIIAADDLMYSYGLLYLPVSTYSLICASQLAFNAVFSYVLNAQKFTPMIFNSVTLLTFSAALLGVDEDSEGSGGVSQGNHVLGFVLTLGASATYSLILSLMQVTFEKVIKRETFSVVLNMQIYTALVATLASLIGLFASGEWKTLEGEMHTFSSGKVSYVMTLLWTAISWQIASVGVVGLIFVVSSLFSNVISTLALPIIPVFAVIFFHDKMDGIKIIAMLMAIWGFISYGYQLYVDDKKSRKTSASAEESS